From the Paramormyrops kingsleyae isolate MSU_618 chromosome 7, PKINGS_0.4, whole genome shotgun sequence genome, one window contains:
- the LOC140592094 gene encoding claudin-23-like, which yields MRTPGLHIFGMVFAPCGLLLDLISTAAPNWRVLSNIPNQATDMILQQGIWDICRASTITTTVTCSQPDTTYFSQQIIPVAKGLMIASLLVTLLGIAVATFGVRCWRDRPNWIIAGIGGIFIFLSGVMTLIPISWYTNIITTIPSVTSSIAPGYCIVLGFIGGIMEVLGGAALIIGMCSCCGGWNRGERRSNNKTTYFHSTAAMPRRIEVPSISRTRSEASSVPYSRDTLYERDFPRAKTPGRINTTYSSRMCDADL from the coding sequence ATGCGTACGCCGGGTCTACATATATTTGGGATGGTGTTTGCTCCCTGCGGCTTGCTGCTGGATCTGATCAGCACTGCAGCTCCGAACTGGAGAGTACTCAGTAATATTCCGAATCAAGCGACTGATATGATACTACAGCAGGGAATCTGGGATATATGCCGAGCTTCCACAATTACCACCACGGTAACGTGTAGCCAGCCAGACACAACTTACTTCAGCCAACAGATAATCCCAGTCGCCAAGGGCTTGATGATCGCATCTCTGCTGGTCACACTGCTGGGCATTGCAGTGGCCACATTCGGAGTTAGATGCTGGAGAGATCGGCCAAACTGGATAATCGCAGGAATTGGgggtatttttatatttctctcTGGTGTCATGACTCTGATTCCCATTTCGTGGTACACGAACATCATAACAACCATCCCATCAGTGACCTCTAGCATTGCACCGGGATATTGCATTGTTCTGGGTTTCATCGGCGGCATCATGGAAGTTCTCGGCGGAGCAGCCCTGATAATCGGAATGTGCTCTTGCTGCGGCGGGTGGAACCGGGGAGAGAGACGTTCGAACAACAAAACCACTTACTTCCACAGCACAGCGGCCATGCCCCGGAGGATCGAGGTGCCCAGCATCAGCAGGACCAGGAGCGAAGCCAGCAGCGTCCCGTACTCCAGAGACACTCTGTACGAGCGGGACTTTCCTCGGGCAAAGACTCCGGGGAGGATCAACACCACGTACAGTAGCAGAATGTGCGACGCTGATTTGTGA